AAAGCGTGAAGCGACCTTCGTAAAGCGCCCGGCCCGTGATTGCGCCCGCTATTCCGCACCGAAACAGCCGGCTCAGTGCAATCAAGTCGTCGATTCGCGCAACCCCGCCCGACGCGATTACCGGCGCCTGCACGGACCGCCCGACCGACTCGTACATCTCGATGTCGACACCATTTTGCGTACCATCGCGTGATATGTCGGTCAAGACAATCCCCGCTACTCCAGCCTGCTGAAAGCGCTCTAAAGCGTCGGCCACGACAAGCTGACTTGTCTCGCGCCATCCTTTGATCGCCAGACACCCCTCACGCACGTCAATCGAGCCGAAGACGCGCCCGGGATGCTCCCGGCAGACCTCTTTGAACATCGGCGGATTCAATATCGCGGCCGATCCGATCGACACGTAGTCCGCTCCGGCCGCGATAGCCGCTCGCACCGATTCGGCCGTCCTTAACCCGCCGCTTACATCGATCGCGCAGCCGACCGCGGAGCGGATCGCGCGGATCGAGTCCAGGTTCCGCGGTGCGCCGGCAATCGCGCCGTCGAGGTCCACGACGTGGATTATCCGGGCGCCCTCGCGCTCGAAGCCGTGCGCGACCGCCGCCGGGTCGCTGCCATAGACCGTCGCGCGGTCCATATCGCCACGCAACAGGCGCACGACTTCGCCGCCCTTGAGATCGATCGAAGGAATTATGGTGAACTGTTCGAACAAGCGTCTTTACGAAAGCGTACCCTTGGTCGAGAGCGCGGCGCCGCCCGAGCGCGGCTCGCGCGCCGTCGCCTGGTCCATCGCCCGTGCGAGCGCCTTGAACGCGGCCTCGATCACGTGATGAGGGTTGCGCCCGCCGATCAGCGTCAGGTGCAGGTTCATCCCGACCTCATCGCTGAAGGCTTTCATGAAGTCGTGGACCAGTTCGGTCTGGAAGTTTCCCACGCGCTCCTGCGCGATCGGCACGTTGTAGGCGAGGTAACTGCGGCCGCTGATGTCCACCACCGCCGAACAGAGGGCCTCGTCCAGCGGCACCATCGCCTCGCCGAAGCGGCGGATACCCGCGCGATCGCCCAGCGCCTGGCGAAAGACGCGTCCGAGCACGATCCCGACGTCCTCGACCGTGTGATGCTCGTCGATATGGAGATCGCCGCGCGCCCGAACCTCGAGATCGAAGAAGCCGTGGCGCGCGAAACTCTCCAGCATATGGTCGAGAAACGGAACACCGGTTGCAATCGCGCCGCGGCCGCCGCCGTCGAGATTGAGTACGGCCTTGACCTCGGTCTCGCGCGTCTTGCGCTCGACCGCGGCCGAACGGGCGGCCGGCTTGCCGGCAGGCGCAACCTTAAGGCGCGGAGCCTTCAGCTGAGATTTGCTGGCCATGTCTGGCTGAACATATTACCTGTCGCGCGAGCTTTGCGTAACCGGTTCCCGGGCATTTTTGGTCCCGGTTCTTACCGCCATCTTATCGCCGTCCCGCGGCGCGCGCGCCCCTGCGCTCCAGGCGCAGCTCGACGGCCCGCGCATGACCCTCGAAACCTTCCATCCGCGCAAGCCGCACGACCGCGGGCCCAAGTTTCTCGATCGCTCGCGCCGAGGCTTCGATCGTGCTGGTGCGCGCGACAAAGTCGTATGCGCCGAGCGGCGAGGCGAAACGCGCGGCGCCGCCCGTGGGCAGCACGTGATTCGGCCCGGCGAGATAGTCGCCGAGCGGCGCGGGGCTATGCTCGCCGACGAACACCGCTCCGGCCGCGCGCACACGCCTTGACCATCGCGGTGCATCTTTGAGGTCAAGTTCGAGATGCTCGGGGGCGATCCGGTTGGCCAGCGCGAACGCCTCCTCGAGGCTATCGACCACGACCAGCGCGCCGCGCCGGTTGAACACGCGCCTGACCACGGCCGCACGCGGCAGATCGGCAAGCGCTTTTTCGATCGCGGCGGCAACGCGCTCGGCCGTGGCGCGCGAGGGCGTCAGCAGCACGGCGGCCTCGTCGCCTGAGCCGTGCTCGGCTTGGGCGATAAGGTCGGCCGCGACCCAATCGGCGCGCGCGCTTTGGTCCGCGATCACCAGCACTTCGCTCGGTCCCGCCATTTTGTCTATATCGACCGCGCCGTAGACCATCCGTTTGGCGGTCTGCACCCATGCATTGCCGGGGCCGACGATTTTATCGACCGCGCCGATAGTCCGCGTGCCGTAGGCGAGCGCGGCGACCGCCTGCGCGCCGCCTACGCGATAAAACTCGTCCACGCCGGCGATCGCGGCGGCGGCCAGCACCGCGGCCGAGTCGCCCGCGGGCGACGGCGGCGATACCATCACGATTTCATCCACGCCTGCGACGCGCGCCGGAATCGCGTTCATCAGGACAGTCGAAGGATAAGCGCCCTGCCCTCCCGGAACGTAGATTCCGACCCGCGCAAGCGGCCGCACCGTCTGGCCGAGACGCATGCCCGAAGCGTCGCGATAGTGGAACGAGCGGCCGAGCGTACGGCGATGGAACTCGCGAATTCGCCGCGCCGCTAGCTCGAGCGCGCGGCGTTCGGCGGGCGCGAGCGCGCGCCGCGCGGCTTCCATCTCCGCAGGCCGCACCCGCAACCGTGCGGGCGTAAGCCTGACCCGATCGAAGCGGGCGCTGAATTCCAGCAGCGCGCGATCTCCGCGCCGGCGCACGGCGGCGATTATCTTCGCCACCGCCGCGTCGATCGATGCGCCGTCGGTCCCGCGCCGGCGGAGCATCGCGTCGAGAAAGCGGCGAAAGGCAGCGCTGTGCGAGTTCAGGATTGCGAGGCTCATCGTTTATGCGGCTTCCTCTTCGCTGACCCGCTCGACTCTTGCGCCCAGCGCCGCGAGCTTGGCGTCGAGCGCCTCGTAGCCGCGGTCGAGATGATACACGCGGCTTAGCTCGGTGTGGTTCTCGGCGGCGAGGCCGGCCAGGATGAGCCCCATGCTCGCACGCAGATCGGTCGCCATCACCGGCGCGCCGCAGAGCGCGGAGGGACCGCGCACCACCGCGGTCGGCCCCTTCATCACGATATCGGCGCCCATGCGCATCAGCTCGAGCGCATGCATGAAGCGGTTTTCGAAGATGGTTTCCGTGATGACCGACGTTCCGGCGGCCTGAGTCAGAAGCGCCATCATCTGCGCCTGCAGGTCGGTGGGAAATCCGGGATACGGAAGGGTGCGCAATTCGACCGGACAAAGCGCCCCCGTGCGCGTAACCCGCAACCCGTCCGCCACCCGCTCGACCGTCACGCCGGCCTCGCCGAGCTTGGCGATGACAGCCTCCAGATGGCAGAGCGGCGCACCGCGAACGATCACGTCGCCACCGGTTATTGCCGCCGCGATCATCAGCGAACCGGCCTCGATACGATCGGGAATCACGCTATGCTCGGCGCCGCTCAGGCGTTCGACGCCTTCGATCTCGATTACATGGCTGCCGGCGCCGGAGATATGCGCGCCCATCGCCGACAGCATCCGTGCGAGATCCTGCACTTCGGGTTCGCGGGCGGCGTTTTCAATCAAAGTGCGGCCGGGCGCGCGCACCGCGGCCATCATGATGTTCTCGGTTGCGCCGACCGACGGCGAGTCGAGCCATACGCGCGCACCGCGCAGGCTCGCGGCATGCGCCTCGACATAGCCGTGGCGCATCTGCAGCCGCGCTCCGAGCATCCGCATCCCCGCGATATGCAGGTTGATCGGACGCGCACCGATCGCACATCCGCCCGGCGTGGAAACCCGCGCTCGTCCGGCGCGCGCGAGCAGCGGCCCCAGCACCAGGAACGAGGCGCGCATGGTCTTGACCAGGTCGTAGGGAGCCTCGTGCGAAGCGATCGTGCGCGCGCGCAATTCGACCTCATGATCGCCCGCCCAGCGCGACTCGACACCGAGGCGGCCGAGCAGTTCGATCGAAGTCCGCACGTCGCGCAGCCGCGGCACGTTTCGGATCAGTACCGGTTCGTCGGTCAGCAATGCGGCCATCAGACACGGCAGGGCGGCGTTCTTGCTGCCCGAAAGGTCCACCGTGCCGCGAAGCGGCGCGCCGCCGCGGATTATCATCTTGTCCATGTAAAGATGCGGTTCTGCCCCCGAACCGTGCGAGTGCGAATCCTGACTCGCGCGCGCGTTCGCATCCGGCGCGGTTTATTTTAGAGCGCCAGTATAGGGAGTGCGGCGGCAATGTGCGACAAAAGGTCCGCGGCCGCCGCGCAAGAAAATCACGCCGCGCGGAGCGCGCGCACGACGCGATCGACGCCCGCCAGGTCGCGGAGCCGCTTCGTCGCGGAGCATCCCGCTCCGTGCATCATCGCCGCCACCGCGCCAGCCTGGTCCGCCCCGATTTCAAGTATCACTTCACCCCCGGGCGCAAGCCATCGCGCAAGACCCGCCGCGATCCTGCGATAGAAGTCCATCCCGTCGCTTCCGCCCTCCAGTGCGATCCCCGGCTCGAAGTCGCGCACCTCGGGCTCAAGCGCCGCAATCTCGGAGCGGGCGATATAGGGAGGGTTCGAAACGATCAGATCGAATGGCGTCCCGTCGG
The sequence above is drawn from the Candidatus Binataceae bacterium genome and encodes:
- the hisA gene encoding 1-(5-phosphoribosyl)-5-[(5-phosphoribosylamino)methylideneamino]imidazole-4-carboxamide isomerase, translating into MFEQFTIIPSIDLKGGEVVRLLRGDMDRATVYGSDPAAVAHGFEREGARIIHVVDLDGAIAGAPRNLDSIRAIRSAVGCAIDVSGGLRTAESVRAAIAAGADYVSIGSAAILNPPMFKEVCREHPGRVFGSIDVREGCLAIKGWRETSQLVVADALERFQQAGVAGIVLTDISRDGTQNGVDIEMYESVGRSVQAPVIASGGVARIDDLIALSRLFRCGIAGAITGRALYEGRFTLSQAIAATT
- the hisB gene encoding imidazoleglycerol-phosphate dehydratase HisB codes for the protein MASKSQLKAPRLKVAPAGKPAARSAAVERKTRETEVKAVLNLDGGGRGAIATGVPFLDHMLESFARHGFFDLEVRARGDLHIDEHHTVEDVGIVLGRVFRQALGDRAGIRRFGEAMVPLDEALCSAVVDISGRSYLAYNVPIAQERVGNFQTELVHDFMKAFSDEVGMNLHLTLIGGRNPHHVIEAAFKALARAMDQATAREPRSGGAALSTKGTLS
- the hisD gene encoding histidinol dehydrogenase, producing the protein MSLAILNSHSAAFRRFLDAMLRRRGTDGASIDAAVAKIIAAVRRRGDRALLEFSARFDRVRLTPARLRVRPAEMEAARRALAPAERRALELAARRIREFHRRTLGRSFHYRDASGMRLGQTVRPLARVGIYVPGGQGAYPSTVLMNAIPARVAGVDEIVMVSPPSPAGDSAAVLAAAAIAGVDEFYRVGGAQAVAALAYGTRTIGAVDKIVGPGNAWVQTAKRMVYGAVDIDKMAGPSEVLVIADQSARADWVAADLIAQAEHGSGDEAAVLLTPSRATAERVAAAIEKALADLPRAAVVRRVFNRRGALVVVDSLEEAFALANRIAPEHLELDLKDAPRWSRRVRAAGAVFVGEHSPAPLGDYLAGPNHVLPTGGAARFASPLGAYDFVARTSTIEASARAIEKLGPAVVRLARMEGFEGHARAVELRLERRGARAAGRR
- the murA gene encoding UDP-N-acetylglucosamine 1-carboxyvinyltransferase, whose protein sequence is MDKMIIRGGAPLRGTVDLSGSKNAALPCLMAALLTDEPVLIRNVPRLRDVRTSIELLGRLGVESRWAGDHEVELRARTIASHEAPYDLVKTMRASFLVLGPLLARAGRARVSTPGGCAIGARPINLHIAGMRMLGARLQMRHGYVEAHAASLRGARVWLDSPSVGATENIMMAAVRAPGRTLIENAAREPEVQDLARMLSAMGAHISGAGSHVIEIEGVERLSGAEHSVIPDRIEAGSLMIAAAITGGDVIVRGAPLCHLEAVIAKLGEAGVTVERVADGLRVTRTGALCPVELRTLPYPGFPTDLQAQMMALLTQAAGTSVITETIFENRFMHALELMRMGADIVMKGPTAVVRGPSALCGAPVMATDLRASMGLILAGLAAENHTELSRVYHLDRGYEALDAKLAALGARVERVSEEEAA